A DNA window from Stenotrophomonas sp. 57 contains the following coding sequences:
- a CDS encoding efflux RND transporter permease subunit, producing the protein MLGLVRTALNKPYTFVVMAIFICIVGPLSALRTPTDVFPDIGIPVIAVVWQYTGLSPDAMAGRVISPYERALSTTVNDIEHIESQSLAGMGVVKVFFQPGVDIRTANAQITAISQTIVKQMPAGMTPPLILNYSASTVPVLQMAFSSPTLGESQIRDLAQNTVRPPLTSIPGLAIPAPYGGKQRQITLDLDPQAMAAKGLSAQDVGNALAAQNQITPVGTAKLGSNEFTVLLNNSPSEIEALNDLPIRTVNGAVVTIGQVAHVRDGSPPQTNIVRVNGGHSVLMAALKNGDASTLTLVSRIRSMLPQIGETLPPSLKISLLGDASTFVRESISSVAREGIIAALLTSVMILVFLGSWRSTVIIAASIPLAVLSAIALLSAAGQTLNVMTLGGLALAVGILVDDATVTIENVNWHLEQGKGVREAILDGAAQIVGPAFVSLLCICIVFVPMFLLDGIAGYLFRPMALAVIFAMASSFVLSRTLVPTMALYLLKPHRVERGTGHHPEDAFLNHHEGDHPQPRRARITATLVRWQQRFEAGFSATRDRYHALLGLALAHRGRFLVGFMACVLLSFALLPTLGQDFFPATEASALSLHVRLPLGTRIEETAAAFDRIEARIRQEIPPHEIDAVVDNLGLPMTGINMAYSASGTIGPQDGDIQVSLKPGHGDAAEYEKRLREVLAAAFPGATFAFLPADTSSQILNFGSPAPLDIRIAGPDAAGNRAYAQELQRRLRHVPGLVDLRLQQPDGYPTLKVDVDRLRANGLGITERDVTNSMVASLAGSGQVAPTFWLSPKNGISYSVVAATPQYRMDSLAALQALPVTGSSGTPQVLGGLADIQRGSSSAVVTHYNVQPTLDLFASVQGRDLGAVAADVQKVIDGMAGQRPRGTEVGLHGQIDALHVAFTGLGYGLLAAIVLIYLLIVINFQSWTDPFVIITALPAGLAGVVWMLFLTHTTLSVPALTGAILCMGVATANSILVVSFCRERLAEHGDAPKAALEAGFTRFRPVCMTALAMILGMLPTALSTEQNAPLGRAVIGGLLLATCATLIFVPVVFALAHSRKTRTAPAGEALHV; encoded by the coding sequence ATGCTCGGGTTGGTCAGGACCGCGCTCAACAAGCCTTACACCTTCGTGGTGATGGCCATTTTCATCTGCATCGTCGGTCCGCTCAGCGCGCTGCGCACCCCCACCGATGTGTTTCCCGATATCGGCATCCCGGTCATCGCGGTGGTGTGGCAATACACCGGGCTGTCGCCCGATGCGATGGCCGGCCGCGTGATCTCGCCCTACGAGCGTGCGCTCAGCACCACCGTCAACGACATCGAGCACATCGAATCGCAGTCGCTGGCCGGCATGGGCGTGGTCAAGGTGTTCTTCCAGCCCGGCGTCGATATCCGTACCGCCAACGCACAGATCACCGCCATCTCGCAGACCATCGTCAAGCAGATGCCGGCCGGCATGACGCCGCCGCTGATCCTCAACTACAGCGCCTCCACCGTGCCGGTACTGCAGATGGCGTTCTCCAGCCCGACCCTGGGTGAATCACAGATCCGCGATCTGGCGCAGAACACCGTGCGGCCGCCACTGACCTCGATCCCGGGCCTGGCCATTCCCGCCCCCTACGGTGGCAAGCAGCGCCAGATCACCCTCGACCTTGATCCGCAGGCAATGGCGGCCAAGGGCCTGTCCGCGCAGGACGTCGGCAATGCGCTGGCCGCACAGAACCAGATCACCCCGGTCGGTACCGCCAAGCTGGGCAGCAACGAATTCACGGTGCTGCTCAACAACAGCCCCAGCGAGATTGAAGCCCTCAACGACCTGCCGATCCGTACCGTCAATGGCGCGGTGGTCACCATCGGCCAGGTCGCCCACGTCCGCGATGGTTCACCGCCGCAGACCAACATCGTGCGCGTCAATGGCGGTCATTCGGTGTTGATGGCCGCGCTGAAGAACGGCGATGCCTCCACGCTGACCCTGGTCAGCCGCATCCGCAGCATGCTGCCGCAGATCGGCGAGACGCTGCCGCCGTCGCTGAAGATCTCGCTGCTCGGCGATGCCTCCACCTTCGTGCGCGAATCGATCAGCAGCGTGGCCCGCGAGGGCATCATCGCCGCGCTGCTGACCAGCGTGATGATTCTGGTGTTCCTCGGCAGCTGGCGCTCGACGGTGATCATCGCAGCGTCGATTCCGCTGGCGGTGCTCTCGGCCATCGCGCTGCTGTCGGCTGCAGGGCAGACGCTCAATGTGATGACCCTCGGCGGCCTGGCACTGGCGGTGGGCATCCTGGTCGACGATGCCACCGTCACCATCGAGAACGTCAACTGGCACCTGGAGCAGGGCAAGGGCGTACGCGAGGCGATCCTCGATGGTGCCGCGCAGATCGTCGGCCCGGCGTTCGTGTCGTTGCTGTGCATCTGCATCGTGTTCGTACCAATGTTCCTGCTTGATGGCATTGCCGGTTATCTTTTCCGGCCGATGGCGCTGGCGGTGATCTTCGCCATGGCCAGTTCGTTCGTGCTCTCGCGCACGCTGGTGCCGACCATGGCGCTGTATCTGTTGAAGCCGCATCGTGTGGAGCGGGGCACCGGGCATCATCCCGAAGATGCCTTTCTCAACCATCATGAGGGCGATCATCCTCAGCCGCGCCGCGCACGCATTACCGCTACGCTGGTGCGCTGGCAGCAGCGCTTCGAGGCCGGTTTCTCCGCAACCCGCGACCGCTACCACGCGCTGCTCGGCCTGGCGCTGGCCCATCGCGGACGTTTCCTGGTCGGCTTCATGGCCTGCGTGCTGCTGTCCTTTGCGCTGTTGCCGACGCTGGGCCAGGACTTCTTCCCGGCCACCGAGGCCAGCGCGTTGTCGCTGCACGTGCGCCTGCCGCTGGGCACGCGCATCGAGGAAACCGCTGCGGCCTTCGATCGCATCGAGGCACGCATCCGCCAGGAGATCCCGCCGCACGAGATCGATGCCGTCGTCGATAACCTCGGCCTGCCGATGACCGGCATCAACATGGCCTACAGCGCCAGCGGCACCATCGGCCCGCAGGACGGCGACATCCAGGTCTCGCTGAAGCCGGGGCACGGCGATGCGGCCGAGTATGAGAAGCGCCTGCGCGAGGTGCTGGCGGCCGCATTCCCGGGCGCCACCTTCGCCTTCCTGCCGGCCGACACAAGCAGCCAGATCCTCAACTTCGGTTCACCGGCGCCGCTGGATATCCGCATCGCCGGACCGGACGCCGCCGGCAACCGCGCCTATGCGCAGGAGCTGCAGCGTCGCCTGCGCCACGTGCCGGGCCTGGTCGACCTGCGCCTGCAGCAGCCTGATGGTTATCCGACCCTGAAGGTGGATGTCGACCGCCTGCGCGCCAATGGCCTGGGTATCACCGAGCGCGATGTCACCAATAGCATGGTGGCGTCGCTGGCCGGCAGCGGCCAGGTTGCACCGACCTTCTGGCTGAGCCCGAAGAATGGCATTTCCTACAGCGTCGTGGCGGCCACGCCGCAATACCGCATGGACAGCCTGGCCGCACTGCAGGCGCTGCCGGTGACCGGCAGCAGCGGCACGCCGCAGGTGCTGGGCGGCCTGGCTGACATCCAGCGCGGCTCCAGTTCCGCGGTGGTCACCCACTACAACGTGCAGCCCACGCTGGATCTGTTTGCCAGCGTGCAGGGCCGCGACCTGGGCGCGGTGGCGGCGGACGTGCAGAAGGTCATCGACGGTATGGCGGGCCAGCGTCCGCGCGGCACCGAGGTCGGCCTGCACGGGCAGATCGACGCGCTGCATGTGGCGTTCACCGGCCTCGGCTACGGCCTGCTGGCGGCGATCGTGCTGATCTACCTGCTGATCGTCATCAACTTCCAGTCCTGGACCGACCCGTTCGTGATCATCACCGCGTTGCCGGCCGGGCTGGCCGGTGTGGTCTGGATGCTGTTCCTGACCCACACCACGCTGTCGGTGCCGGCGCTGACCGGCGCCATCCTGTGCATGGGCGTGGCCACCGCCAATTCGATCCTGGTGGTCAGCTTCTGCCGCGAGCGCCTGGCCGAACACGGAGATGCCCCCAAAGCCGCGCTGGAAGCCGGGTTCACCCGGTTCCGACCCGTGTGCATGACCGCGTTGGCGATGATCCTCGGCATGTTGCCGACCGCGCTGTCCACCGAGCAGAACGCGCCGCTGGGTCGCGCGGTGATTGGTGGTCTGCTGCTGGCGACCTGCGCCACGCTGATCTTTGTGCCTGTGGTGTTCGCGCTGGCCCATTCCCGTAAAACCCGTACTGCTCCTGCCGGAGAAGCCCTGCATGTCTGA
- a CDS encoding ATP-binding protein gives MSSAKLSDGWRSSSSRLLGLYSLLFVAWSCVLLGVLYWRVSLYLDELAQSAVLQRAHLFEHFSGDGLTAALRENRRYDLHGIDAYGLFTPDGKPLAGMLKSLPAQLPLDGSAHPVSGLPITDAYARGKRGFGLAMPTRDGRILVLVRYSGPLNEVNHLILDALLWGVSLTLLPGLLGWHLLRQRPLRRIQAIEQATANIVAGDLGQRLPLSNRRDELDMLAAIVNAMLDRIEQLMTEVKGVCDNIAHDLRTPLTRMRAQLYRMRQQLVDGDPQALALEQVLEETDTLMARFRALLRISELEDHQRRSGFSTLAPDALLQEIHAFYAPLAEEKGQLLLLELAPDLPGVMGDRGLMFEAIGNLLDNAIRFAPEGGRVQLSARVEEGATCIVVKDSGPGIPEGERSLVFQRFHRAEASKGGGFGLGLSIVAAIAGLHGFRLQVAQSTLGGARFSLLCRPQVL, from the coding sequence ATGTCCTCAGCGAAACTGTCTGACGGCTGGCGTTCTTCCAGCAGCCGCCTGCTGGGCCTGTACAGCCTGCTGTTCGTGGCCTGGTCGTGCGTGCTGCTGGGCGTGCTGTACTGGCGGGTCTCGCTGTACCTGGACGAGCTGGCACAGTCGGCGGTGCTGCAACGCGCCCATCTGTTCGAGCATTTCAGCGGAGACGGGCTGACCGCCGCGCTGCGCGAGAACCGCCGCTACGACCTTCACGGCATCGATGCCTACGGGCTTTTTACGCCCGACGGAAAACCGCTCGCCGGCATGTTGAAGTCGTTGCCGGCGCAGCTGCCGCTTGATGGCAGCGCGCATCCGGTGTCTGGCCTGCCGATCACCGATGCCTATGCGCGCGGAAAGCGTGGTTTCGGCCTGGCGATGCCCACCCGCGATGGCCGCATCCTGGTACTGGTGCGTTACAGCGGGCCGCTGAACGAGGTGAACCATCTGATCCTTGATGCGCTGCTGTGGGGCGTGTCGCTGACCCTGCTGCCGGGCCTGCTGGGCTGGCATCTGCTGCGGCAACGCCCGTTGCGGCGCATCCAGGCAATCGAGCAGGCGACGGCCAATATCGTTGCTGGCGATCTTGGCCAGCGCCTGCCGCTGTCCAACCGCCGCGATGAGCTGGACATGCTGGCCGCCATCGTCAACGCCATGTTGGACCGCATCGAACAGTTGATGACCGAAGTCAAAGGTGTGTGTGACAACATCGCCCACGACCTGCGCACGCCCCTCACACGGATGCGCGCGCAGCTCTACCGCATGCGCCAGCAGCTGGTCGATGGCGATCCGCAGGCACTGGCACTGGAGCAGGTGCTGGAGGAAACCGATACGCTGATGGCGCGTTTCCGCGCACTGCTGCGCATTTCCGAGCTGGAAGACCATCAGCGCCGCTCCGGTTTCAGCACGCTGGCGCCGGACGCGCTGCTGCAGGAGATCCATGCCTTCTATGCGCCGCTGGCAGAAGAGAAGGGGCAGCTGTTGCTGCTTGAACTGGCCCCTGATCTGCCGGGCGTGATGGGGGATCGCGGCCTGATGTTCGAAGCGATCGGGAACCTGCTGGACAACGCGATCCGGTTTGCGCCGGAGGGAGGGCGTGTGCAGTTGTCTGCCCGGGTGGAGGAGGGCGCCACGTGCATCGTGGTGAAGGATTCCGGTCCGGGTATTCCCGAGGGCGAGCGCAGCCTGGTGTTCCAGCGTTTCCATCGCGCGGAGGCCAGCAAGGGTGGTGGCTTCGGGCTTGGCCTGTCGATCGTGGCGGCGATTGCCGGGTTGCACGGATTCCGCCTGCAGGTGGCGCAGTCCACGCTGGGTGGCGCCCGATTCAGCCTGCTGTGCCGGCCGCAGGTGCTGTAG
- a CDS encoding response regulator transcription factor — MSRVLTIEDDAITAQEIVAELGSHGLQVDWVADGREGLVRAASGDYDAITLDRMLPGLDGLAIVTTLRRIGIDTPVLMLSALSDVDERVRGLRAGGDDYLTKPFASDEMAARVEVLLRRRQRPASNETLLCVGDLQLDLLARTAHRGGRSLSLLPTEFKLLEYLMRNAGQVLTRMMLFEEVWGYHFDPGTNLIDVHIGRLRRKLDQPDTPSLIRTVRGSGYVLSETV; from the coding sequence ATGTCGCGCGTATTGACCATCGAGGATGACGCCATTACCGCTCAGGAAATCGTGGCGGAACTGGGCAGCCATGGACTGCAGGTGGACTGGGTGGCCGACGGCCGCGAAGGCTTGGTGCGCGCGGCCAGTGGCGACTACGACGCGATCACGCTGGACCGTATGTTGCCCGGGCTGGATGGTCTGGCCATCGTCACCACGCTGCGACGGATCGGCATCGACACGCCGGTGCTGATGCTCAGCGCGCTGTCGGACGTGGACGAGCGGGTACGCGGGCTGCGTGCCGGTGGCGATGACTACCTGACCAAGCCATTCGCCTCCGACGAGATGGCCGCGCGGGTGGAGGTGCTGCTGCGCCGCCGTCAGCGCCCGGCCAGCAACGAGACCCTGCTGTGCGTGGGCGACCTGCAGCTGGACCTGCTGGCACGCACGGCGCATCGTGGCGGCCGCAGCCTGAGCCTGCTGCCGACCGAATTCAAGCTGCTGGAGTACCTGATGCGCAACGCGGGCCAGGTGCTGACCAGGATGATGCTGTTCGAGGAAGTGTGGGGCTATCACTTCGATCCCGGCACCAACCTGATCGACGTTCACATCGGCCGCCTGCGGCGCAAACTGGACCAACCCGACACGCCCTCGTTGATCCGTACCGTACGCGGCAGCGGCTATGTCCTCAGCGAAACTGTCTGA